TTATTAACTCAGACTCTTCATAATATCTAATCTGTCTTCCTGTTAATCCAGTCATTTCTTTTACTACACCAATAGAATACAAAGGTGTTTCAGCATCTAATTCAGACATCATCATTCCTCCTTCAGTATAGAAAATTTATTCTAAGTTAGTAACCCAATCACTAGGCTTTACAATAATTTTTTGATTTATTTGATCAACCTCGTCTAATACTACTAAAGAAGTATAATCTTCAACTAATTTATCTTGAGGGGTAGAAGTTTCAACTAGTACTCCTAAATCTAATACTTCTGCTTTAAACTCAGCCATTAAGTCTAACATCCCTTTAGCAGTTCCTCCAGCTTTCATAAAATCATCAATGATAATTACTTTTGAACCTTCTGGTAAAGCTCGACGAGATAATGACATAGTCTCAATTTTCTTTGAAGAACCAGTTACATAATTAATACTTACCACTGAACCTTCTGTAACACGACTGCTTTTTCTAATACTTACCAAGGGTAAATTTAAGGCTCTAGCAGCCATAAATGCAATAGGTATCCCTTTAGTCTCCA
Above is a window of Orenia marismortui DSM 5156 DNA encoding:
- the purR gene encoding pur operon repressor → MKMRRSERIVAVTKILTDQPYKLISLNYFTERFDAAKSTISEDLSIIKRVFSLEKMGKVETISGAAGGVRFIPDKGVKDIKDVINELSSYLSDPERILPGGYIYMTDLIFNPGLMDKIGEVFATKFSDLGAEYIITMETKGIPIAFMAARALNLPLVSIRKSSRVTEGSVVSINYVTGSSKKIETMSLSRRALPEGSKVIIIDDFMKAGGTAKGMLDLMAEFKAEVLDLGVLVETSTPQDKLVEDYTSLVVLDEVDQINQKIIVKPSDWVTNLE